Below is a window of Chloroflexota bacterium DNA.
CTGAAAGATCGGCGCGACCTGTCGTGCTCCGTGCAAGACGCCCTCCGCCGTCGGATTCTGCTCGATCATGTTCTCGTGCCCCCTGGAGCCGCCACCACGCACGCACCCGCTGGCCGCCCGCTGCGCGGCCTGGACGCCTGCGTTCACTAGAGAGGTCTGCCGCGAGGATGCCATCCGTACAATTTCGGCGGCGCGCCCATGCAGCCACGCACTCGTTCCAACGGGGTGAGACGCCCGCAAGAGCCGCCCAGATCGGATATCTCTGCCAGGGCCAGCATCCGTGCATGGCACCAGGCAACACAGGGCGATTGCACGTTGGGCTTGCCGTGCAGCGTCGTCGGGGCTTGAAAGCCCCGCCTACCATCCTGCAGTCGCTTCGCGACGCCCCAGTCTCACCCGTCGATGCTCTGCCCGGTGCCCGTCGCGCAGCGACGGAACGACTGTAGGCGGGGGTTTCAACCCCCGCCTGCGCGTTTCGCGACGGTGTGGGAACACCGACGAACATGCAATCGCCCTGCCAGGCAACACCCCATTGTCATCCTGAGTGGAGCGAGCTTGCGAGCGGAACGAAGGATCTCACCCGCTGGCGCGACACTCGACGGTCGGCGGGCGAGGTGCACGTTGACGGCCAACAGGTAGCACAAGCGTTGACGGTCGGCGGGTGAGGTCCTTCGCCCCGCTCAGGATGACAAATGGGGGTCGCGACCTCTCCTCAGCGCTTCTCTGACCGTCTGCCGACCTACACCACTGTCGGGCTGGTTACCGGTGCAGCAGTGGACAGGGTGAGCGAGGACGGTGGCACAGCCGGGCCGCTCGCCTCGACGTCGGCCGGCGTCAGTGCGAGGTGGCGCTCCAGGAAGTCCGCCACCTGAGGGTAGGCTGTCAGCCGATTCTTCAGCTTCGCCAGCCCGTGCCCCTCGTCCTCGTAGCGCAGGTACTCCACCGTCCGCCCGCGCGACTTGAGCGTCTGGACGATCTGCTCGGCCTCGTGGATCGGGACGCGCGGATCGTTCGCCCCGTGGATCACCATCAGCGGCGCGACGATCCTGTCTGCCTTGTGGATCGGGGAGATCGCTTCCAGCACGGCGCGGTCGTGGGCCAGCGAGCCGTACTCGACCTCCCGATGATGCCGCCGCCACGGGCCGGTGTTCTCCAGGAACGTCACGAAGTTGGCGATGCCGACGATGTCCACGCCAGCCGCCCACAACTCCGGGTTCTCGGTGAGAGCCGCCAGCACCATGTAGCCGCCGTAGCTCGCGCCCATCACCGCGAGCCGCCGCGGATGGGCCAGCCCGGCCCGGGCCGCCCAGCGCGCCGCCTCTGCGAGATCGCGGACGGAGTCTGGGCGTAGCGCGACGTCGTCCAGGTGGACGTACGGCGTCCCGTAGCCGAGACTGCCGCGCACGTTCGGCGCAACCACCACAAAGCCCCGGTGGACGAAGTACTGGATGACGCCGTTATACATCGTCCGAATCTGCGACTCCGGGCCGCCGTGCATGTAGAAGAGGGCCGGGGCCGTGCCGTCCGCCGTGTGTTCGTGCGGCCGGTAGACGAAGGCCGGGATCTCGCGGCCGTCGAACGTCGGGTAGTGGACCAACTCGGCCGGGGCCAGGCGGTCCAGGTCGAGGCCGCCGGCCCAGGTGTCCGTCACCCGGCGCGGCGCACCGTCGGTCTGCACCGTCTCGGGCGTGGCAACGTAGAGGCTGGCCGGCCGGTCCGCCGCCGAGAAGGTGAATGCCAGCTGCCGGCCGTCCGGCGACCAGGAGAACGTTGGCAGCCACTTGTACGGCTCGTAGGCCTGCCCAGTCGGGATCGGGATGGCCGTCTCCTGGCCGGTCGCCATCTCGTGGACCCAGACCTCGGAGTAGCCGTCCACGTTGATCTGATAGGCGATCTTGCTCCCGTCCGGAGCGACGGCGACGTCGTCGATGTCCCAGTCCGGGCAGGCCAGCCAGCGGAGGCTGCCCGTGTCCGTGTCGAGGGCGGCCAGCCCCAGGAAGTCGCGCCCCTGGTCCGTGACGCAGTAGGCGGTCCGGCTGTCCGCGCCCCAGGCAAGCTGGCGGTAACGGGCCGGGGTGGGTGCGGCCGGGGTGTGGCCGGCCGTCAGGCGGCGGGCCACGCCGCTCGCCAGTTCAAGGACGTACACCGCGTGCTCCCAGGCCGAGCCGGCCTCCTGGAGCAGCAGCCGCGCGCCATCTGGCGAGACGCCGCAGGCGTAGTAGGCGCCCTCTTCCTGGCCCTCGCCGGGGAAGACGTGGCGGCGCTCGCCCGTTTCAACGTCCAGCAGGTAGGCGTCGAAGAAGCGGGCGTTGCGCTCGTTGGAGGCGTAGGCGATCTGCCGCCCGTTCGGGTGCCACCCGCCGAACTGGTGGATCGCGTCGGGCATGTGGGTGAGCAGGCGCGGCGTCACGCCGGGCCGCTCGATCAGTGAGAGCTGGGTGCGCTCGTTGCCGCCCACGTCGGCGGCCACGACCAGTCGCTCGGAGCCGGGGCCGGGCCAGGCGCCCGTCACCCGGTCGAACGAGACGCCGACCGGCTCCGGCCAGCGCCCTTCAGCGTCGAGTCGGACGGACCACAGGCCAGGCGCACCAGTCAGGTCGGACAGGAAGAACAGCCGTGTGCCGTCCTGGCTGAAGCGCGGCCCGAAGGCCGAGCGCGCGCTGAGAAACTGATCAAGTCGATACATCAGCTCGATCCCACTCCCCCAACGTGCTCCCCAGCACCCGCTCATGCGGCAGCCCCCACTGCCACCCGCTATCGTCCGCTGGTCAGGCCGTCGCCCACCACCACGAACGGCGCCCAGAAGTACGGATGGTTGTACTGCTCGCGGATCGCCAGCATCGCCGTCCGCAATGCCTCGGCTGGCGGCGCGCCGTCGCGCAGGCTGCCGTAGAACCGCCCCATCAGGCGGGCCGTGCTCTCGTCGCTCACCGTCCAGAGGCTGGCGACCACCGAGGCGCAGCCGGCGCTCAGCAATCCTCTCGTCAGGCCCATCACCTCGTCACCGGCCGTGATGCCGCTCACGCCCGTCTCGCAGGCCGAGAGCGTCACCAGTTGCGCGCCCCGCGCCACCTCGGCCAGATCCTTGACCGTCAGCCAGGCGTCCGCCAGCTTGATCGAGGAGAAGCCGGGGTTGTCGGCGCGGAAGACGCCGTGCGTCGCCAGGTGGAGCACGTCGAAGGTTCCGGCGTGCCGCTTGAGTACCCTGGATGTCGCGCGCGGCCCCTGGGCCACCTTCGCCGAATCCCAGGTTGCACTGACGGCCGCAACCTCTTCGGGGACGGACGGCAGGCTCGGATCGTCGATCCCGACGACCATCGCCCGGTCGCCGATGGGGCGTGCCACGCCCCGGCAGACGTGCAGCACGGCGGCGCTCGGCGCGACGGTGATGGCGTACCGGTCGATCAGGTAGCCCGCGCCGTCGTGGAAGGCGTGGAACGGCAGGCCGTGCAGCGCCCCGTGCGGCACCACGATCAGCGAGTCGCCCTCGCGCAGGAGGTCTTCGACCGGGCCGACGATCAGGGTGTAAAGCTGATTGAGGCAGCGGTCGATGCCCTTTCGCAGCATCTCGAGCTTGCTCATCACGTACCCGGTGCCGAGCGCGCACTTGCCGATCTGGAAGCTGAGCTTGTCCACCAGCGCTTCGGCCTCGTCGAGTGGCGCGACCGGCCGCAGCTCGACCTCCGCGCCGCGCCGCACGAACGCCACCAGCTCCTGCCCGACGCTGTAGTACTCGATCAGGACATGGTTCTCTGGGAGGGGCGTCTCGGCCAGCGCCACCTGATCGACGTGCCCCCCGTTGCCGGCCGCCGGCCGCTCGCTGCCGCCGGCCAGCTCGAGCTGCCGAGCCGCCCGCGCCAGGGCCGCCTCGAGGTCGGCAATCGAGTCGCCGGTGCCGGACCTGGGCGACTGCGCCAGGGCGTCGCCGGTCGGGGCCACGTTCCCTTCGTAGGCCGCGAGGTAGGCCGCGCTCAACTGGGTGCGGAGGTCGCGGACCCGCTGGGCCAGCCGCGACGCTTTCGTGCGCCGCGACCTGGCCGGTCCGCTTGCGCCGGCCAGCACGTCGTCCAGCAGCGCCCGCGACTTCGACCGCTCGACGTACCGGTACGCCTCGGCCACGGACTCCGGCGACGGCTCGCGCACCAGCAGCCCGACCAGCCGCTCGTAGACGTCAGCCTTGTCGGTCAGGAAGGCGACTTTCAGCTCGGCGGCCACGGCCCGCGAGCGGACGGCTTCCAGGTGCTCGACGGCCTTGCGGTAGCTTTCGGCGGCCTCGGCCGGCGAGGCGGACTCGAGCAGCGCCCCGAGCGCCTCGTGCGCCTGGAACAGCAGGTGATCGGCGTTGAGGGTGCTGGCGGCGTCGCGGGCGCGCTCGTAGCAGGCGGTGGCCTGCTCCAGATCCCCGAGCAGCGCCAGCACTGCCCCCTCGACCAGCAGGCCGAAGGCCGCACGGTCGAGCGCGCCGGCCCCTTCGAGCGAGCCGGTCGCGGCGCGGCACCCGTCGAGGTGCTGCAACAATTCGTCGGCGTTCACGGATTCCGGGGCCAGCGTGGCTGTCCGCGTCAGCAGGCCGGCCTCCTGGAGCCGCGCCGAGTCTTCCCAGAGACGGTTGCCCATCTCGCCGAAGATGGCGCGGGCCTCAGCGGTGTGCGCCCGGGCGAGATCCACGTCGCCGGCCGCCTCGGCCAGCCGCCCAGCCCAGAGCAGCGCCTGCCCCAGCTCGAACGGCATGCTCAGCCGCCGCAGCCCCTCGATGGCCCGCTCGGCCGCCGCGCTGGACTCCTCGCGGAGGTTCAGCGCGATGCAGGCCGGCAGCATCTCAAGGTCGACCAGCCGGGCGCCCCGGTCGACGCCCAGGCTCTCGTAGATCTGGCCGGACTCGGTCAGCGCCTGGAGCGCCCGGCCGTAGTCGCCACGCCGATACGAGAGGATGCCGATGTTCATCAGCGTCAGCGCGACCTCGGTCTGGAGACCGAGCTGCCGGCGGATGCGCTCGGCGGCCCGCAGGTGGCTCAGCGCCTCCTCATACTGCCCGAGATCGACCAGCACATTGCCGAGGTTCTGCTCGACGTCCGCCAGGAACGAGCGCTCGCCCAGGCGGCGGAACTCGTTGCGGGCGTCGCGGTAGGCGCGGGCGGCGTCGCGCAGGCGGCCCATCGGGCGGTAGAGCGTCCCGAGGTTCAGCGACTGCTTGGCCGCCGAGAGGTCGTCGCCGCGCTCCAGGAAGAAGGCGCGGCTGTCCTGGGCCAGCGTGACGGCGTCGTCGTACCGGCCCTTGTAGCGCAGGGCCGTGACGTGCCCGACCTGGGTCCGCGCGGTCTCGGCGGGCAGCCCGAGCGCGTCGAAGCGTGACTCGGCCTCTTCGTACTGCTGGATGGCGTCGTCGTACTGGCCCAGAAAGCGCAGGGCGTGCGCGTGCGAGCGCATCGCCCGGGCGATGCCTTCGGCGCAGTCGGCGGCCCGCTCCTGGGTCAGCCAGGATGAGGCCGTCTCCAGCCCGAGGCACGGGTTGCTGCGGTTGAGCTTGTCGATCGAGGCGGCCGTCGCGGTCCACTGCTGGTAGCGCTGGGCGTGCAGCGCTTCGGCGTCCTGTACGGACTGCCCGGGCGCCACGCAGGCCGGCGTCGGGATGGCCGGCTGCGGCAGCGGGCTGCTCGGAAAATCGACAAAGGTGTGCGGCCGAGGCAGTGGACTGAGGATGCCGCGCCGGCTGCCCGAGCGCGTCCGGATCGGGCGGTCCGCCGGGCCATCTCCCCCTCTCCGCGTCGGAGAGGGGGTCGGGGGGTGAGGTCCGCCCGCGGGGCTGGGGGCGTGAGGTCCGCCCGCCCGGCCGGCAGCCTGAGGTCTCTTTGCCATGCCTATGCGGCTCCTGCCAGCGCCGTGCCGATGTCGAACGGCGGCACGATGATCAGCATGTCGCCGGCCTGTGCCCAGAAGCCGCAGCGCACAGCCAGCCCCTGCACCAGCTTGAAGCGGCCCTCGAGGTCCGTCTCGGTTGAGACGCCGTCCTCCAGGGAGATGATGGCGGCCGGGACCGGCTCGCCATCGGCCAGCAGCTGCCCGGCCAGCCGCAGCCAGCCGGCCGCTTCGCCGGCCACGACTTCCAGCACGATCTCGTACTCGGCTGCCGTGAACAGCAGACGGCGCTCATGGCCGCGCACCGTACGGACGCCGTACGGCAGCGAGACGGTCTGGGTGTCGTACAGCACTTCAGCGGTCAGCGAGGGCATCGCGCAACTCCCGAAAACACCTTCCTCGGATCGGTCCGATGCTGTTGGCCGAGCAGCCCAGCTCCTGGGCGATCTCGGCGTAGGAGACGGTCTCGTCAAAGAAGAGGGCCTTGAGCAGCTTCCGGCAGCGCGGCGAGAGCGTGGCGAAGGCCGCCCGCACCCGCAGGCTGGTCTCCCGCTCGATGGCGTCGTGCTCGGGGTCCGCGGCCGGGTCCACCATGATGTCGAGCGCGCCATCCGGCTGCTGGCTCTCGTGGCGGCGCGCCAGCCGCTTGCGGGCGTCCCAGGCGGTTCGGCCGGCCGTCGTGACGAGCCATGGCCCGAGGCGTTCTTGCGAACGGACGCTCGCAAGACTGCGCCAGAGTGCGACCCAGACATCCTGGAAGGCGTCGGCGGCCTCTTCGGCCGGCAGGTGGTAGCGGCGGATCACCGCTTCGACCAGCCGCGCGTACCGCCCGATCAGCTCGTGCCAGGCGGCGTCGTCGCCGTCGAGGCAGCGTCCGACCAGCTCGCCGTCGTCTGCGGCGTGGGCGGCAGCGCCGGGGACGGGCAGGCTGGATGGCGGCTGCACGGACTCTGCACGCATGCGCTGCTCCTCCTCCCCCACAGGACGCTCTTCCAGGTGCGCGGCGGACACTGGCGGACTGAGTGGTGTGTGCGACGACGTCGAGCCTGCGCCACCCCTGCGCTACGACCCGCACTCCCACAGGTGGAAGCCGACTCGGCATCTTGACGGAAGCCCCAGATGATAGGGACCCATCGAGCGCCGGCCGCCCTGGCCTCGCGTCACTCCTCCGCATGTCTCAACGCACAGAAGGAGGCCGAAGGGACAGCCACGCCCGATCCATCCTGGCTGCTCCGGCGAGACTGGCCCAGGATCCCCCCTGTTGAACAGGCACAGGTGCGCCGATACTCAAGAAGGGACTGCGAAAGAGCGATGTCCATCTGGTCACCTTCTGGCGACCGGCTCCGTTGGTCTCAAGCAGGGGGCATGGGGACATGGGGAGTGCCGTCTGGTGATACAGACCGTGCGCGACATTGGCGTCGGTGGTGGTAGCGCAAGCGTGGCCATCGAGCCGCCGCGTGCCCTGGCCGACACGCTGACCACGGGCGCACAGGTGGGCTGGCAGACATTCGACGTGCTGCACGACCTGGCTGGCCTCGTCATGCTGGCGCTCGTCGTGCTGGCGACCCTGATGGCGTTGCGGTCCGTGCGCGCGCGCCGCGCCGCGACAACCGCTGCATCCAAGCTGACGGCCCTCGAAGAGTACAGCAAGGCCCGCCGCCAGCATGAGGAGCGCTTCCGCTCGCTGGTGCTCAACACCTCGGACGTCATCACCATCCTGAGCGTGCACGGCGGCATCGCCTTCCACAGCCCGTCTGCCAGCCGCATCTGGGGCTACTCGGCGGACGCGCTGAAGAACGCCAGCCTCTACACGCTGGTGCACGCCGAGGATGTGGAGATCGCGCGGGACCTGCTGGCCCAGGCGCTGACCCGTCCGCGCCTGAGCATGGCCGCCGAGATGCGGCTGCGCCTTGCGGACGAGTCGTGGTGCTACTTCGAGGTCGTGGCGACGAACCTGTTGCGCGATCCGCGTGTGAACGGCATCGTCACCACTTTCCGCGACATCACCGAGCGCAAGGAGTTCGAGCAGGCCCTGCGCTACCAGGCGTTCCACGACTCGCTGACGGACCTGCCGAACCGAACCCTGTTTGTGGACCGTGTCGAGCGGGCGATGGCGCGGGCCCAGGCGGCCGGCCAGGAGGGCGGCGTCGCCGTGATGTTCCTGGATCTGGACAACTTCAAGGTCATCAACGACAGCCTGGGGCACGCCGTTGGCGACCAATTGTTGAACACCCTGGCCGAGCGCATCAAGGAGTGCCTGCGCCACGAGGATACGCTGGCTCGCCTGAGCGGCGACGAGTTCGCGATCCTGATCGAGGACGTGTGGACGGAGGACGGCGCGCGCCGCCTCGCCGAGCGGATCCAGGAGCAGATGGTCTCGCCGTTCATCTTGAACCGGCGGGAGGTCTTCGCCAGCCTGAGCATCGGCATCGTCGTGAGCGGCCCCTCGCACAGCCGCCCGGACGATCTGCTGCGCGACGCCGACCTGGCGATGTACCGCGCGAAGGCGAACGGCAAGGCCCGCTCGGAGGTCTTCGACCACACGATGAACGCTCAGGCCTCGGAGCGGCTGGCGCTGGAGACGGCGTTGCGGCGGGCCATCGAGCGGCAGGAGTTGCGGGTCTACTACCAGCCGCTGGTCCGCATCGACACGGCGGCGGTGGTGGGCTTCGAGGCGCTGGTGCGCTGGCAGCATCCGGATCGGGGGTTGATCTCCCCGGCCGAGTTCATCCCGCTGGCGGAAGAGACGGGGATGATCGTGCCGATTGGCGCGTGGGTGCTGGAGGAGGCCTGCCGGCAGGTCCAGGTGTGGCAGGAGGAGCGCTGCAACGGGCGCGGCCTGCTGCTGAGCGTGAACGTCTCGGCGCGACAGTTCCAGAGCCCGGACCTGGTGGAGACGGTGGCGTGGGTGCTGGAGGAGACGGGCTTCAACCCGACGCACCTGAAGCTGGAGCTGACCGAGAGCATGATGATGCACGACGTGGAGCGGACCATTCAGCGGCTGGACGAGCTGAAGGGCCTCTCGATCCAGCTGGTGGTGGACGACTTCGGGACGGGGTACTCGTCGCTGGCGTACCTGCGGCGCTTCCCGATCTCGGTGCTGAAGGTGGACAAGTCGTTCATCTGGCGGCTCGGGACGGACCCCGGCGACGACGCGATTGTGCGGTCCATCGTGACGCTGGCCGGCGACCTCGGCATGCAGGTGGTGGCGGAGGGGATCGAGACGGCGGAGCAGTTGGAAGCGTTGCGGGCGCTCCAGTGCGACTACGGGCAAGGCTACTATTTCAGCCCGCCGGTCCCGAGCCACCTGGCGGAGACGTTCGTCACGCCGAGCGCGGGCATCCTGCTGCCGGTGCCGCTGGCGCCCCGCACCGCCACCGCGGCTTCTGAGAACGCCGCCGCCGAGGATCTGGCGTCGTAGGTCCTACCGAACGAACGCCGACGCATCATCGCAAGCCAGTCCTCTGACGTCTGACGTCGAGGCTTCGTGTCTGTCGTCAAGGACTTGTGGTCGGGGACGGCGTCAGCGCAATTGGGCGCCCAGCGGGAGGCCCAGCCCGCCCAGGTTCAGCGCAAACGTCAGCGCCTCTTTCAGCAGGGACGGATCGTTGAACTCCCCGGCCGTCAGATAGGCGCCGAGCGCTGTCGCCTCGCACGACGGCGTGGATCCCACAGGTGGGTTGCAGTAGATCTCTTCAGCCTGGGTCCGTAGGCGGACCGGATACCCGACGAAGACCTCGGCGATGCGTTGGTCCGAGAGGACGTTGACCCACACACGGTAGGGACTCGGCACCGAGACTCGGGGACGTGGCACGCCGACGAACGAGCTGCCGTCGCGCCAGACGCTCGGGGCGGTCATGACTGGCCGGCCGGGGCATCCGACATCGACGATGGGCTCGCGCTGACCGTATCCACCACGGTCCCAGGCCGGGTGCCCGGAGACGCTGTTCAGCGCCTGTCGTACCGCTATGTCCGGTGCATTGACCGCCTCACGTGGGACGCCGTCAACCTGCACGCAGACCGCCAGCCCATCTCGTGAGTCCACAATCAACCCGTCATGCGTGAACGCAGGCCGACGCGCATTCACGGCGGACGCTTCCGACAAGAAGACAATCCCCGCTGTCAGAAGCACCGCCCTTCTCGCGGGCTGTGGCCCTGTTGCTGGCGACCGCCGGGCCGCACGATCTGCCTGCCGTGCGCTACCCTGTCCGTGCGCCGGCGACGGCGCGGGCGCGACCGCCCAGGCGGCCCGCGGCCCACTCACTCTCACGTCAGGCGCACCCGCACCCAGCGCGTGCGCCGCCAGTCTGCCACAGCGTTGTGGAGCGTCCCGCTGACGGGACGACAGGAGGTCACGTGAGCTGGCTCAACGATTTCAGCTTCGGTCCGATGTCGCGCGTGGTGTTCGGGCAGGGCAAGGCGAAGGAGGCCGGCTCCATCGCCAAAGGGCTGGGCGGCACGGCAGCCCTGGTCATGACGGACGGCATGCTGCACCGCCTCGGGCT
It encodes the following:
- a CDS encoding EAL domain-containing protein is translated as MIQTVRDIGVGGGSASVAIEPPRALADTLTTGAQVGWQTFDVLHDLAGLVMLALVVLATLMALRSVRARRAATTAASKLTALEEYSKARRQHEERFRSLVLNTSDVITILSVHGGIAFHSPSASRIWGYSADALKNASLYTLVHAEDVEIARDLLAQALTRPRLSMAAEMRLRLADESWCYFEVVATNLLRDPRVNGIVTTFRDITERKEFEQALRYQAFHDSLTDLPNRTLFVDRVERAMARAQAAGQEGGVAVMFLDLDNFKVINDSLGHAVGDQLLNTLAERIKECLRHEDTLARLSGDEFAILIEDVWTEDGARRLAERIQEQMVSPFILNRREVFASLSIGIVVSGPSHSRPDDLLRDADLAMYRAKANGKARSEVFDHTMNAQASERLALETALRRAIERQELRVYYQPLVRIDTAAVVGFEALVRWQHPDRGLISPAEFIPLAEETGMIVPIGAWVLEEACRQVQVWQEERCNGRGLLLSVNVSARQFQSPDLVETVAWVLEETGFNPTHLKLELTESMMMHDVERTIQRLDELKGLSIQLVVDDFGTGYSSLAYLRRFPISVLKVDKSFIWRLGTDPGDDAIVRSIVTLAGDLGMQVVAEGIETAEQLEALRALQCDYGQGYYFSPPVPSHLAETFVTPSAGILLPVPLAPRTATAASENAAAEDLAS
- a CDS encoding CHAT domain-containing protein, with the translated sequence MAKRPQAAGRAGGPHAPSPAGGPHPPTPSPTRRGGDGPADRPIRTRSGSRRGILSPLPRPHTFVDFPSSPLPQPAIPTPACVAPGQSVQDAEALHAQRYQQWTATAASIDKLNRSNPCLGLETASSWLTQERAADCAEGIARAMRSHAHALRFLGQYDDAIQQYEEAESRFDALGLPAETARTQVGHVTALRYKGRYDDAVTLAQDSRAFFLERGDDLSAAKQSLNLGTLYRPMGRLRDAARAYRDARNEFRRLGERSFLADVEQNLGNVLVDLGQYEEALSHLRAAERIRRQLGLQTEVALTLMNIGILSYRRGDYGRALQALTESGQIYESLGVDRGARLVDLEMLPACIALNLREESSAAAERAIEGLRRLSMPFELGQALLWAGRLAEAAGDVDLARAHTAEARAIFGEMGNRLWEDSARLQEAGLLTRTATLAPESVNADELLQHLDGCRAATGSLEGAGALDRAAFGLLVEGAVLALLGDLEQATACYERARDAASTLNADHLLFQAHEALGALLESASPAEAAESYRKAVEHLEAVRSRAVAAELKVAFLTDKADVYERLVGLLVREPSPESVAEAYRYVERSKSRALLDDVLAGASGPARSRRTKASRLAQRVRDLRTQLSAAYLAAYEGNVAPTGDALAQSPRSGTGDSIADLEAALARAARQLELAGGSERPAAGNGGHVDQVALAETPLPENHVLIEYYSVGQELVAFVRRGAEVELRPVAPLDEAEALVDKLSFQIGKCALGTGYVMSKLEMLRKGIDRCLNQLYTLIVGPVEDLLREGDSLIVVPHGALHGLPFHAFHDGAGYLIDRYAITVAPSAAVLHVCRGVARPIGDRAMVVGIDDPSLPSVPEEVAAVSATWDSAKVAQGPRATSRVLKRHAGTFDVLHLATHGVFRADNPGFSSIKLADAWLTVKDLAEVARGAQLVTLSACETGVSGITAGDEVMGLTRGLLSAGCASVVASLWTVSDESTARLMGRFYGSLRDGAPPAEALRTAMLAIREQYNHPYFWAPFVVVGDGLTSGR
- a CDS encoding S9 family peptidase, producing MYRLDQFLSARSAFGPRFSQDGTRLFFLSDLTGAPGLWSVRLDAEGRWPEPVGVSFDRVTGAWPGPGSERLVVAADVGGNERTQLSLIERPGVTPRLLTHMPDAIHQFGGWHPNGRQIAYASNERNARFFDAYLLDVETGERRHVFPGEGQEEGAYYACGVSPDGARLLLQEAGSAWEHAVYVLELASGVARRLTAGHTPAAPTPARYRQLAWGADSRTAYCVTDQGRDFLGLAALDTDTGSLRWLACPDWDIDDVAVAPDGSKIAYQINVDGYSEVWVHEMATGQETAIPIPTGQAYEPYKWLPTFSWSPDGRQLAFTFSAADRPASLYVATPETVQTDGAPRRVTDTWAGGLDLDRLAPAELVHYPTFDGREIPAFVYRPHEHTADGTAPALFYMHGGPESQIRTMYNGVIQYFVHRGFVVVAPNVRGSLGYGTPYVHLDDVALRPDSVRDLAEAARWAARAGLAHPRRLAVMGASYGGYMVLAALTENPELWAAGVDIVGIANFVTFLENTGPWRRHHREVEYGSLAHDRAVLEAISPIHKADRIVAPLMVIHGANDPRVPIHEAEQIVQTLKSRGRTVEYLRYEDEGHGLAKLKNRLTAYPQVADFLERHLALTPADVEASGPAVPPSSLTLSTAAPVTSPTVV
- a CDS encoding sigma-70 family RNA polymerase sigma factor, translated to MRAESVQPPSSLPVPGAAAHAADDGELVGRCLDGDDAAWHELIGRYARLVEAVIRRYHLPAEEAADAFQDVWVALWRSLASVRSQERLGPWLVTTAGRTAWDARKRLARRHESQQPDGALDIMVDPAADPEHDAIERETSLRVRAAFATLSPRCRKLLKALFFDETVSYAEIAQELGCSANSIGPIRGRCFRELRDALADR